One Ranitomeya imitator isolate aRanImi1 chromosome 1, aRanImi1.pri, whole genome shotgun sequence DNA window includes the following coding sequences:
- the LOC138657846 gene encoding uncharacterized protein — protein sequence MRKSISAEERLLITLRFLATGESYTSLHLQFRVVKSTISNIVRCTCTVIWQKLQPMVMPSPTEETWLQVAAGFQSVANFPNCIGAVDGKHVRVQQPPRSGSRFFNYKKYFSVVLMAVADAHYKFVAIDVGAYGSTGDSRVLRTSQIGMQILRDGGTLPAPRPLPGSTHPVPFVMVSDEAFPLTTTLLRPYPRRGLDARWRIFNYRLSRARRYVECTFGIMTCQWRIFHTAIQLDTDTVDAVIKACCVLHNYAREYNTDIDVEYQQPVFNPVVNGGLGRLSNSGVRVRESFTDYFMSPEGAVYWQYSCAGVEQPDQQRRMHLH from the exons atgaggaagtccatctctgcagaggaaaggctgctcatcaccttgcg atttttggccacaggagagagctatacatccctgcacctccaatttagagttgttaaatctaccatctctaacattgtgaggtgtacatgtaccgtcatctggcagaagttgcagcccatggtgatgccttccccaaccgaggagacttggctgcaggttgcagcaggctttcagtctgtggccaatttcccaaactgcataggtgcagtcgatggtaaacatgtaagggttcagcagccaccacgatcaggatcacgcttctttaattataagaagtatttttcagtggtcctgatggcggtggctgatgcccattacaaatttgttgccattgacgttggtgcctatggtagtactggggattctcgggtgttgcgaacgtcacagattgggatgcaaattcttcgagatggcggcacgctcccagccccaagacctttgccgggttccacacatccagtgccctttgtgatggtatcggatgaggcgtttcccttaacgacaaccctgctgcgcccatacccacgaaggggactggatgcccgatggaggatttttaattatcggctgagtcgtgcacgcagatatgtggaatgcacctttgggatcatgacttgtcagtggaggatctttcacactgccattcagttggacacagacaccgttgatgctgtgataaaggcttgctgtgtactccacaactatgctcgtgagtacaacactgacatagatgtggagtaccagcagccagtatttaatccagtggtcaacgggggtctgggcaggctgtccaactctggtgtgcgtgtgagagaatccttcactgactacttcatgagtccagaaggtgccgtgtactggcaatactcctgtgctggtgttgagcagcctgaccagcagagaaggatgcatctacactga